One stretch of Cetobacterium somerae ATCC BAA-474 DNA includes these proteins:
- a CDS encoding GNAT family N-acetyltransferase, giving the protein MNVILGIAFFILGSLAVYIFQRKKYKKMTEEDFVCEVVQKAFIREKFSDHNEHKLVRELLKSDAFVKDLSLTAKFKGMIVGYILFTKVKVGNDTLLTLAPLAVLPRFQKKGIGKSLVEKGHKIAKELGYKGIVVLGHADYYKKFGYEPASKWGIKCPIEVPDENFMAIELYPGALSNVKGTVEYPKEFGIN; this is encoded by the coding sequence ATGAACGTAATATTAGGAATTGCATTTTTTATTTTAGGGAGTTTAGCTGTTTATATTTTTCAAAGAAAAAAATATAAAAAAATGACAGAAGAGGATTTTGTTTGTGAAGTAGTACAAAAGGCTTTTATAAGAGAGAAATTTTCAGATCACAATGAACATAAGTTAGTGAGAGAATTATTAAAAAGTGATGCTTTTGTAAAAGATTTATCATTGACAGCAAAATTTAAAGGTATGATAGTAGGTTATATTCTTTTTACAAAAGTTAAGGTAGGAAATGATACATTGTTAACTTTAGCTCCCTTAGCGGTATTGCCAAGATTTCAAAAAAAGGGTATTGGTAAAAGCTTGGTAGAAAAAGGTCATAAAATAGCTAAAGAATTAGGATATAAAGGAATTGTTGTTTTAGGTCATGCAGACTACTATAAAAAATTTGGTTATGAACCAGCTTCAAAATGGGGAATAAAATGTCCTATAGAAGTACCAGATGAGAACTTTATGGCAATTGAATTATATCCTGGAGCTTTAAGTAATGTGAAAGGTACAGTTGAATATCCTAAAGAATTTGGAATAAATTAG